In Lotus japonicus ecotype B-129 chromosome 5, LjGifu_v1.2, one genomic interval encodes:
- the LOC130720064 gene encoding pentatricopeptide repeat-containing protein At1g63330-like produces MLGSMAIKLQSLAHPSRFLKWVSLSSNSIEHISETIGIVKPNVSSEFDQNINFLSKKLAPDNLIRVLNHTSDLNSAVEIFKWASRQKSFRHTANTYFQMILKLGIAGNVVEMGHFCQRMVKDRVPGAEEALVSLIHSFVEHRRVEEAIAVLGSMNLGGYKPPLEVFNALLGALVEGSGDFQNALFVYKEMVKAGILPTVDTLNYLLEVLFVTDRVDLALDQFRRMNNKGCSPNSKTFEIVIKGLVENGRVDESVSVLEQMLKLNCQPELSFYTCTIPLFCREDKVEEGVRLFKMMKDSDFVPDSFIYEVLVRCLCKNLQLDPAVSLINEIIEHGIHLKHEVFVDMVNCFCELGKIDEAIVFLEDKQVHETAPFNALLEACCNAGEVLVANVLLEKMSERNIADCQSWNILIRWLCENGKTKKAYILLARMIRSSVILDHETYSALVVGNCRLSRYVEAMQLFHQIYARCWLLDFASYSELVGGLCDIEHCQDAIEVFYYMSMKKCSLHSLSFYKLVKCVCDSGQVNKAIRIWQLAYYCGISCCIATCTTVMRELSKSGKAKDLLAFLSQMLIMGSNLDVESHCILISSMSKQNHVKECVLLFNMMVNEGLIPDPDILFDQLSFIANRSQLSMIYSAIEKLSDCEVLDSAIYNLLITGLWKEGKECEAHRLLDLMLEKGWLPDTTTHKLLIGSDVRGGRSQAILFDNSTLQDSVSNILAEGFGDS; encoded by the coding sequence CAAACAGTATTGAACATATTTCAGAAACCATAGGAATTGTAAAGCCCAATGTTTCATCTGAATTCGACCAAAATATTAACTTTTTGAGTAAAAAGCTTGCCCCAGATAACTTAATCCGGGTTTTGAACCATACTAGTGATTTGAACTCAGCAGTGGAGATTTTCAAATGGGCTTCTCGCCAGAAGAGTTTTCGCCACACTGCCAATACATATTTTCAGATGATTTTGAAACTGGGTATTGCTGGGAATGTTGTGGAGATGGGCCATTTTTGTCAGAGAATGGTGAAGGACAGAGTCCCGGGTGCCGAAGAAGCTCTTGTGTCATTGATTCACTCATTTGTCGAGCACCGTAGGGTTGAAGAAGCCATCGCGGTGTTAGGGAGCATGAATTTGGGTGGTTATAAGCCCCCACTTGAAGTTTTTAATGCTTTATTGGGTGCCCTTGTGGAAGGAAGTGGAGATTTTCAAAATGCCTTGTttgtttataaggagatggtgAAGGCAGGAATCCTGCCCACAGTTGACACTTTGAACTATTTGTTGGAGGTTTTGTTCGTTACCGATCGTGTTGACTTGGCTTTGGATCAATTTAGAAGAATGAACAATAAAGGATGTAGTCCAAATAGTAAGACCTTTGAGATTGTCATAAAGGGTCTCGTCGAAAATGGTCGAGTGGATGAATCTGTTTCTGTTTTAGAGCAAATGCTCAAACTCAATTGTCAACCAGAATTGAGTTTTTATACCTGCACCATACCTCTCTTTTGCAGGGAAGATAAAGTAGAGGAGGGAGTACGATTGTTTAAAATGATGAAAGATTCTgattttgtgccagattctTTCATTTATGAGGTTCTAGTTCGGTGCTTGTGCAAAAACTTGCAATTAGATCCCGCTGTATCCTTGATAAATGAGATAATAGAACATGGCATACATCTGAAACATGAGGTTTTTGTGGATATGGTAAATTGCTTCTGTGAATTAGGGAAGATAGATGAGGCTATAGTGTTTTTAGAAGATAAACAAGTTCATGAAACTGCTCCTTTCAATGCATTGCTTGAAGCTTGCTGCAATGCTGGTGAAGTTCTGGTAGCAAATGTTCTGCTTGAGAAAATGTCTGAGAGAAACATAGCTGATTGTCAATCTTGGAATATTCTCATCAGGTGGCTTTGCGAGAATGGGAAGACTAAGAAAGCATATATACTTCTTGCAAGAATGATCAGATCCTCAGTTATTCTTGACcatgagacatattctgctctTGTAGTTGGCAACTGTAGATTGAGCAGATATGTAGAAGCAATGCAACTATTTCATCAAATTTATGCCAGATGCTGGCTATTAGATTTTGCCTCTTATTCTGAACTAGTTGGTGGCCTCTGTGACATCGAACATTGTCAAGATGCCATTGAAGTGTTTTACTATATGTCAATGAAGAAATGCTCTCTTCATTCCTTATCCTTCTACAAGTTGGTAAAATGTGTATGTGACTCAGGACAGGTCAACAAAGCCATAAGAATATGGCAATTAGCTTATTATTGTGGTATTTCTTGCTGCATTGCCACTTGCACTACTGTCATGCGTGAGTTGTCTAAATCGGGCAAGGCAAAAGATCTGTTAGCATTCCTCTCGCAAATGTTAATTATGGGCAGCAATCTTGACGTGGAATCACATTGTATCCTTATTAGTAGCATGAGTAAGCAAAATCATGTAAAGGAATGTGTTTTGTTGTTCAATATGATGGTCAATGAAGGTCTCATACCTGATCCAGACATATTATTTGATCAACTATCATTCATAGCCAACCGTTCTCAGTTATCCATGATTTATAGTGCGATTGAAAAACTTTCTGATTGTGAAGTTTTGGATTCAGCAATATATAACTTACTGATAACTGGCCTGTGGAAAGAGGGTAAGGAATGTGAGGCTCATCGATTACTGGATTTGATGTTAGAAAAGGGTTGGCTTCCTGATACAACCACTCATAAGTTGTTGATTGGATCCGATGTTAGAGGTGGAAGGAGTCAAGCAATATTGTTTGATAATTCTACGTTACAAGACTCTGTTAGCAATATACTTGCAGAAGGCTTTGGAGATTCATGA
- the LOC130720069 gene encoding uncharacterized protein LOC130720069, whose product MNFPSDKVVKGECVNCRRKDRWLLHRILLRGADRRVCTSCVLRLHPSSFCPYCFEFFDHPLSATSSAAAHRFISCVKCSSLTHLRCLPSPPPPPTPFLCPPCSKPNFTFFPVPESPIDKNLARVLLCASKIAAASMAKTLFIATSRADRAVKESTAARKRVKEALDHYCEVQKLRQLEEVSIEVSGSRDFELDHKVECKHENFDGFNGEQAKVKVLPSEVLSLQQQQQHKNGASGNAVIVKDEIVDIVGDDDGRLGKCEQDLERVRGCHGRIFDHVTSTT is encoded by the coding sequence ATGAATTTCCCCAGCGACAAGGTCGTCAAAGGGGAATGCGTCAACTGCCGCCGGAAGGACCGGTGGCTTCTCCACCGCATCCTCCTCCGCGGCGCCGATCGCCGCGTCTGCACCTCCTGCGTCCTCCGCCTCCACCCTTCCTCATTCTGCCCCTACTGCTTCGAATTCTTCGACCACCCTCTCTCCGCCACCTCCTCCGCCGCCGCGCACCGATTCATCTCCTGTGTCAAGTGCTCCTCCCTCACCCACCTCCGCTGCCTCCCTTCTCCGCCCCCTCCTCCTACCCCCTTCCTCTGCCCTCCCTGCTCCAAGCCCAACTTCACCTTCTTCCCTGTCCCTGAATCCCCTATTGACAAAAACCTCGCCCGCGTCCTCCTCTGCGCTTCCAAGATCGCTGCAGCTTCCATGGCCAAGACGCTCTTCATCGCCACTAGCAGGGCTGACAGGGCCGTCAAGGAGTCCACGGCGGCGCGGAAGAGGGTCAAGGAGGCGTTGGATCACTACTGCGAGGTTCAGAAGCTTAGGCAGCTTGAGGAGGTTTCCATTGAGGTTTCTGGGTCGAGGGATTTTGAACTGGATCACAAGGTTGAGTGTAAACATGAGAACTTTGATGGTTTCAATGGAGAGCAGGCTAAGGTTAAGGTTCTTCCTTCTGAGGTTTTGTCtttgcagcagcagcagcagcacaaAAATGGGGCTAGTGGGAATGCTGTTATCGTGAAGGATGAGATTGTTGACattgttggtgatgatgatggaaGATTAGGGAAGTGTGAACAAGATTTGGAACGAGTAAGAGGTTGTCATGGCAGGATATTTGATCATGTTACTTCTACAACATGA
- the LOC130720062 gene encoding uncharacterized protein LOC130720062 isoform X1: protein MCFSAGVVMAAVKIIAICQSGGKFETGQDGCLSYKGGDAHAIDIDNQMNFNDFKAEVAEMFNINLCAMSIKYFLPGNKKTLITISNDKDLQRMAKFHQDSSTVDIYILLEEALAIEVSNMPASRSSRTTLSEAAEPVNTNENHVASDALLDVAHDTNQPDIDMDIPLEVSPTFALSSNDEKYAKGAQQWQNTITGVGQRFSGVHEFRESLRKYAIAHQFAFKYKKNDSHRVTVKCKAEGCPWRIHASRLSTTQLICIKKMNPTHTCEGAFGTTGHQATRSWVASIIKEKLRDCPNYKPKDIVNDIKQEYGIQLNYFQAWRGKEIAKEQLQGSYKDAYSLLPLFCEKLMEFNPGSLAVYTTKEDSSFDRLFVSFHASLYGFQQGCRPLIFLDSIPLRSKYQGALLAATAADADDGVFPVAFAIVDVESDDSWHWFLLQLKSVLSTSCPITFVADIENGLKNSIPEIFEGSFHAYCLRYLTEQLFRDLKEQYSHEVKRLMIEDLYAAAYASKPEGFQNCLESIKRISTEAYDWIIQSEPQYWTNSLFQGTRYNHMTANFGELFYNWAADADELPITQMVDVIMGKLLELIIARKAASDQWETRLSPSMEEKLKRESQKSHPLQVILSTGSTYEVCGDTPTEVVDIDRWECSCKTWQLTGVPCCHAIAVIVGIGQCVYDYCSRYCTTESYRLTYSERVNPIPIMAVPESKDSQPVVTVTPPFTRRPPGRPATKRYVSQNIVKRELHCSRCKGLGHNKSTCKE from the exons ATGTGTTTTTCTGCTGGGGTG GTCATGGCTGCTGTGAAGATAATTGCAATTTGTCAGTCAGGAGGCAAGTTTGAAACTGGGCAAGATGGTTGTTTGTCCTATAAAGGCGGCGATGCTCATGCTATCGACATTGATAACCAAATGAACTTTAATGACTTCAAGGCGGAAGTAGCAGAGATGTTTAATATCAATCTCTGTGCCATGTCTATCAAGTATTTCCTTCCCGGGAACAAGAAGACTCTCATTACAATTTCCAATGACAAGGATTtgcaacgaatggctaagtttCATCAAGATTCAAGTACTGTTGATATCTATATCCTTCTTGAAGAGGCACTTGCCATTGAGGTTTCGAACATGCCTGCCAGTAG GTCAAGCAGAACAACCTTGTCTGAAGCAGCAGAACCAGTCAATACCAATGAAAATCATGttgcttctgatgctctacTTGATGTTGCTCACGATACCAATCAACCTGATATTGATATGGACATTCCTCTTGAAGTCTCCCCCACTTTCGCTCTCTCCTCAAATGATGAGAAGTATGCTAAAGGGGCGCAGCAATGGCAGAATACTATCACTGGTGTGGGTCAAAGGTTCAGCGGTGTGCATGAATTTCGAGAATCACTGCGTAAATATGCCATTGCTCATCAATTTgcctttaaatataaaaaaaatgatagcCATCGTGTAACAGTTAAATGCAAAGCAGAAGGTTGCCCTTGGAGAATTCATGCATCAAGGTTGTCAACTACTCAGTTGATATGTATCAAAAAAATGAATCCTACTCATACTTGTGAAGGGGCTTTTGGAACAACAGGGCATCAAGCAACTAGGAGTTGGGTGGCCAGTATAATAAAAGAGAAGTTGAGAGATTGTCCAAATTACAAGCCGAAGGACATTGTCAATGACATCAAGCAAGAATATGGAATTCAACTTAATTACTTTCAGGCATGGCGTGGGAAAGAGATTGCAAAGGAGCAGCTTCAGGGTTCTTATAAAGACGCATATAGTCTGTTACCTCTCTTTTGTGAAAAGTTAATGGAGTTTAATCCTGGAAGTCTAGCTGTGTACACTACAAAGGAAGACTCAAGCTTCGATCGTCTCTTTGTATCATTTCATGCTTCGTTGTATGGCTTCCAACAAGGTTGCCGACCACTCATTTTCCTCGATAGCATCCCATTGAGGTCAAAATACCAAGGGGCTTTGTTAGCAGCAACAGCTGCTGATGCAGATGATGGTGTATTTCCCGTTGCCTTTGCCATTGTTGATGTTGAATCTGATGATAGCTGGCATTGGTTCTTGCTTCAACTTAAATCAGTGCTGTCTACATCATGTCCCATAACATTCGTAGCAGACATAGAGAATGGGCTTAAAAATTCAATTCCTGAGATATTTGAAGGTTCATTTCATGCATACTGCCTGCGATACTTAACTGAGCAACTTTTTAGAGACTTGAAAGAGCAGTATTCTCATGAGGTAAAGCGACTCATGATTGAGGATTTATATGCTGCTGCCTATGCATCCAAACCAGAAGGCTTTCAAAACTGTCTGGAAAGCATTAAGAGGATTTCCACAGAAGCTTACGATTGGATCATACAAAGCGAACCGCAATACTGGACGAATTCACTTTTTCAGGGCACTAGGTATAATCACATGACCGCAAACTTTGGGGAGCTGTTCTACAATTGGGCCGCAGATGCAGATGAATTGCCAATAACGCAAATGGTTGATGTTATTATGGGCAAGCTTTTGGAGTTGATTATTGCCAGAAAGGCGGCATCTGATCAATGGGAGACTAGACTGAGTCCATCCATGGAGGAGAAGCTTAAAAGGGAAAGTCAAAAAAGTCATCCACTTCAAGTTATACTATCGACCGGTAGCACATATGAGGTTTGCGGTGACACCCCAACTGAGGTGGTTGATATTGATAGGTGGGAATGTAGTTGCAAAACATGGCAGTTGACTGGCGTCCCGTGCTGCCATGCCATTGCAGTCATTGTTGGGATTGGCCAGTGTGTCTATGATTATTGCTCCAGATACTGTACAACTGAGAGCTACAGATTAACCTACTCAGAGCGTGTAAATCCGATCCCAATTATGGCTGTGCCTGAATCAAAAGATTCTCAGCCTGTGGTAACTGTAACACCTCCTTTCACCCGAAGACCACCTGGTCGACCAGCTACAAAGAGATATGTATCTCAAAACATAGTCAAGCGTGAACTACATTGCAGTCGTTGCAAGGGACTAGGCCACAACAAATCTACATGCAAGGAATAA
- the LOC130720062 gene encoding uncharacterized protein LOC130720062 isoform X2, whose product MAAVKIIAICQSGGKFETGQDGCLSYKGGDAHAIDIDNQMNFNDFKAEVAEMFNINLCAMSIKYFLPGNKKTLITISNDKDLQRMAKFHQDSSTVDIYILLEEALAIEVSNMPASRSSRTTLSEAAEPVNTNENHVASDALLDVAHDTNQPDIDMDIPLEVSPTFALSSNDEKYAKGAQQWQNTITGVGQRFSGVHEFRESLRKYAIAHQFAFKYKKNDSHRVTVKCKAEGCPWRIHASRLSTTQLICIKKMNPTHTCEGAFGTTGHQATRSWVASIIKEKLRDCPNYKPKDIVNDIKQEYGIQLNYFQAWRGKEIAKEQLQGSYKDAYSLLPLFCEKLMEFNPGSLAVYTTKEDSSFDRLFVSFHASLYGFQQGCRPLIFLDSIPLRSKYQGALLAATAADADDGVFPVAFAIVDVESDDSWHWFLLQLKSVLSTSCPITFVADIENGLKNSIPEIFEGSFHAYCLRYLTEQLFRDLKEQYSHEVKRLMIEDLYAAAYASKPEGFQNCLESIKRISTEAYDWIIQSEPQYWTNSLFQGTRYNHMTANFGELFYNWAADADELPITQMVDVIMGKLLELIIARKAASDQWETRLSPSMEEKLKRESQKSHPLQVILSTGSTYEVCGDTPTEVVDIDRWECSCKTWQLTGVPCCHAIAVIVGIGQCVYDYCSRYCTTESYRLTYSERVNPIPIMAVPESKDSQPVVTVTPPFTRRPPGRPATKRYVSQNIVKRELHCSRCKGLGHNKSTCKE is encoded by the exons ATGGCTGCTGTGAAGATAATTGCAATTTGTCAGTCAGGAGGCAAGTTTGAAACTGGGCAAGATGGTTGTTTGTCCTATAAAGGCGGCGATGCTCATGCTATCGACATTGATAACCAAATGAACTTTAATGACTTCAAGGCGGAAGTAGCAGAGATGTTTAATATCAATCTCTGTGCCATGTCTATCAAGTATTTCCTTCCCGGGAACAAGAAGACTCTCATTACAATTTCCAATGACAAGGATTtgcaacgaatggctaagtttCATCAAGATTCAAGTACTGTTGATATCTATATCCTTCTTGAAGAGGCACTTGCCATTGAGGTTTCGAACATGCCTGCCAGTAG GTCAAGCAGAACAACCTTGTCTGAAGCAGCAGAACCAGTCAATACCAATGAAAATCATGttgcttctgatgctctacTTGATGTTGCTCACGATACCAATCAACCTGATATTGATATGGACATTCCTCTTGAAGTCTCCCCCACTTTCGCTCTCTCCTCAAATGATGAGAAGTATGCTAAAGGGGCGCAGCAATGGCAGAATACTATCACTGGTGTGGGTCAAAGGTTCAGCGGTGTGCATGAATTTCGAGAATCACTGCGTAAATATGCCATTGCTCATCAATTTgcctttaaatataaaaaaaatgatagcCATCGTGTAACAGTTAAATGCAAAGCAGAAGGTTGCCCTTGGAGAATTCATGCATCAAGGTTGTCAACTACTCAGTTGATATGTATCAAAAAAATGAATCCTACTCATACTTGTGAAGGGGCTTTTGGAACAACAGGGCATCAAGCAACTAGGAGTTGGGTGGCCAGTATAATAAAAGAGAAGTTGAGAGATTGTCCAAATTACAAGCCGAAGGACATTGTCAATGACATCAAGCAAGAATATGGAATTCAACTTAATTACTTTCAGGCATGGCGTGGGAAAGAGATTGCAAAGGAGCAGCTTCAGGGTTCTTATAAAGACGCATATAGTCTGTTACCTCTCTTTTGTGAAAAGTTAATGGAGTTTAATCCTGGAAGTCTAGCTGTGTACACTACAAAGGAAGACTCAAGCTTCGATCGTCTCTTTGTATCATTTCATGCTTCGTTGTATGGCTTCCAACAAGGTTGCCGACCACTCATTTTCCTCGATAGCATCCCATTGAGGTCAAAATACCAAGGGGCTTTGTTAGCAGCAACAGCTGCTGATGCAGATGATGGTGTATTTCCCGTTGCCTTTGCCATTGTTGATGTTGAATCTGATGATAGCTGGCATTGGTTCTTGCTTCAACTTAAATCAGTGCTGTCTACATCATGTCCCATAACATTCGTAGCAGACATAGAGAATGGGCTTAAAAATTCAATTCCTGAGATATTTGAAGGTTCATTTCATGCATACTGCCTGCGATACTTAACTGAGCAACTTTTTAGAGACTTGAAAGAGCAGTATTCTCATGAGGTAAAGCGACTCATGATTGAGGATTTATATGCTGCTGCCTATGCATCCAAACCAGAAGGCTTTCAAAACTGTCTGGAAAGCATTAAGAGGATTTCCACAGAAGCTTACGATTGGATCATACAAAGCGAACCGCAATACTGGACGAATTCACTTTTTCAGGGCACTAGGTATAATCACATGACCGCAAACTTTGGGGAGCTGTTCTACAATTGGGCCGCAGATGCAGATGAATTGCCAATAACGCAAATGGTTGATGTTATTATGGGCAAGCTTTTGGAGTTGATTATTGCCAGAAAGGCGGCATCTGATCAATGGGAGACTAGACTGAGTCCATCCATGGAGGAGAAGCTTAAAAGGGAAAGTCAAAAAAGTCATCCACTTCAAGTTATACTATCGACCGGTAGCACATATGAGGTTTGCGGTGACACCCCAACTGAGGTGGTTGATATTGATAGGTGGGAATGTAGTTGCAAAACATGGCAGTTGACTGGCGTCCCGTGCTGCCATGCCATTGCAGTCATTGTTGGGATTGGCCAGTGTGTCTATGATTATTGCTCCAGATACTGTACAACTGAGAGCTACAGATTAACCTACTCAGAGCGTGTAAATCCGATCCCAATTATGGCTGTGCCTGAATCAAAAGATTCTCAGCCTGTGGTAACTGTAACACCTCCTTTCACCCGAAGACCACCTGGTCGACCAGCTACAAAGAGATATGTATCTCAAAACATAGTCAAGCGTGAACTACATTGCAGTCGTTGCAAGGGACTAGGCCACAACAAATCTACATGCAAGGAATAA
- the LOC130720075 gene encoding uncharacterized protein LOC130720075 isoform X1 — translation MNRIVSGNYTMSLRGFLGLSEGEVMRSDAKPCSRLMRHTAGICSVGGALGFWILCRLHYGPRITVPRSLRWAACGAVTMSSSTALLVRLFSPECEPQNIAAYDTKN, via the exons ATGAACCGTATCGTATCAGGTAACTACACGATGTCGTTGAGGGGTTTCCTAGGGCTTTCTGAGGGTGAGGTCATGAGGTCTGATGCAAAACCTTGTTCGAGGTTGATGAGACACACAGCTGGAATTTGTAGTGTTGGTGGAGCATTAGGATTTTGGATCCTTTGCCGATTGCATTACG GTCCTCGAATTACAGTTCCTCGGAGTCTTCGTTGGGCAGCGTGTGGAGCTGTAACTATGAGCTCAAGCACAGCTTTGCTGGTTCGTTTGTTTAGTCCTGAATGTGAACCCCAGAACATAGCTGCTTATGACACAAAAAACTAG
- the LOC130720075 gene encoding uncharacterized protein LOC130720075 isoform X2, whose product MSLRGFLGLSEGEVMRSDAKPCSRLMRHTAGICSVGGALGFWILCRLHYGPRITVPRSLRWAACGAVTMSSSTALLVRLFSPECEPQNIAAYDTKN is encoded by the exons ATGTCGTTGAGGGGTTTCCTAGGGCTTTCTGAGGGTGAGGTCATGAGGTCTGATGCAAAACCTTGTTCGAGGTTGATGAGACACACAGCTGGAATTTGTAGTGTTGGTGGAGCATTAGGATTTTGGATCCTTTGCCGATTGCATTACG GTCCTCGAATTACAGTTCCTCGGAGTCTTCGTTGGGCAGCGTGTGGAGCTGTAACTATGAGCTCAAGCACAGCTTTGCTGGTTCGTTTGTTTAGTCCTGAATGTGAACCCCAGAACATAGCTGCTTATGACACAAAAAACTAG
- the LOC130720065 gene encoding aspartic proteinase-like, with protein sequence MGNKYLWLVFCLWALTCSLLPSSSCGLMRIGLKKKPLDLHSIKAARMEREKLFGRPVLGAYDQNVGKRTETDDGLVPLKNYLDAQYYGEIAIGTPPQTFDVIFDTGSSNLWVPSSKCYFSIACYTHHWYKSKKSKTYTKNGTSATIRYGSGGISGFFSQDNVKVGNIVVKDQDFIEATREGSISFVLAKFDGLFGLGFQEISVGNAVPVWYNMVEQNLVSEQVFSFWLNGDPKAKKGGELVFGGADPKHFKGNHTYVPVTRKGYWQIEMGDFFVGGFSTGFCEGGCAAIVDSGTSLLAGPTTVVTEINHAIGAEGVLSVECKEIVVEYGELIWDLLVSGVRPDDVCSQVGLCFAKRDQPKSVGIEMVTEKEQKELTAKDTALCSSCQMLVVWIQNQLKRKSTKERVFSYVNQLCESLPSPNGESVVDCNSISQLPNITFTIGNKLFTLAPEQYILKTGEGIAEVCLSGFIAFDIPPPRGPLWILGDVFMRVYHTIFDYGNLRVGFAEAS encoded by the exons ATGGGGAACAAGTACTTGTGGCTGGTTTTCTGTTTGTGGGCTTTAACATGCtcacttcttccttcttcctcctgTGGACTTATGCGAATTGGGTTGAAGAAAAAACCTCTAGATCTTCATAGTATTAAAGCAGCTAGAATGGAAAGAGAAAAGCTATTTGGAAGACCTGTGTTGGGTGCATATGATCAGAATGTTGGTAAGCGAACCGAAACTGATGATGGCTTAGTACCATTGAAGAATTATTTGGATGCGCAATATTATGGAGAGATTGCAATTGGCACACCCCCACAGACCTTTGATGTCATATTTGATACCGGTAGCTCAAACCTCTGGGTTCCATCATCAAAGTGCTACTTTTCT ATTGCCTGCTACACCCATCATTGGTACAAGTCAAAGAAATCTAAAACATATACCAAAAATG GAACATCAGCTACAATAAGATATGGATCTGGAGGAATATCTGGTTTTTTCAGTCAAGATAACGTTAAAGTTGGTAATATTGTTGTCAAGGATCAG GATTTTATCGAGGCTACCCGAGAAGGAAGTATTTCCTTTGTGTTAGCGAAGTTTGATGGATTATTTGGGCTTGGGTTCCAGGAGATCTCAGTTGGGAATGCTGTGCCAGTATG GTACAATATGGTGGAACAAAATCTTGTGAGTGAGCAGGTGTTCTCTTTCTGGCTCAACGGGGATCCAAAAGCCAAAAAGGGCGGTGAGCTAGTTTTTGGTGGTGCTGATCCAAAGCACTTCAAAGGAAATCATACTTATGTTCCTGTTACTAGAAAAGGTTACTGGCAG ATTGAAATGGGAGATTTTTTCGTTGGAGGTTTCTCAACAG GTTTTTGTGAAGGTGGCTGTGCTGCTATTGTGGACTCAGGAACATCTTTGCTTGCTGGTCCAACT ACTGTTGTGACTGAAATTAACCATGCTATTGGAGCTGAAGGAGTTCTGAGTGTAGAATGTAAGGAAATTGTTGTTGAATATGGAGAGTTGATTTGGGATCTTTTGGTATCAGGG GTACGACCTGATGATGTATGCTCACAAGTTGGTTTATGTTTTGCCAAGAGGGATCAACCTAAGAG CGTCGGGATAGAGATGGTGACTGAAAAGGAACAGAAAGAGTTGACAGCTAAAGATACTGCTTTATGTAGTTCCTGTCAAATGCTTGTAGTTTGGATCCAGAATCAACTGAAACGAAAGTCAACCAAGGAGAGAGTATTCAGCTATGTAAATCAG CTTTGCGAGAGCTTGCCAAGTCCAAATGGAGAGTCGGTAGTAGACTGTAATAGTATTTCTCAGTTGCCAAACATTACTTTTACTATTGGAAATAAACTTTTCACCCTAGCTCCTGAGCAG TATATTTTGAAAACTGGAGAAGGCATTGCAGAAGTTTGCCTTAGTGGGTTTATTGCTTTTGACATTCCTCCTCCACGGGGTCCTCTCTG GATTCTTGGCGATGTTTTCATGAGGGTATATCACACCATCTTTGACTATGGGAATCTCCGAGTTGGTTTTGCTGAAGCTTCCTAA